From Brassica oleracea var. oleracea cultivar TO1000 chromosome C3, BOL, whole genome shotgun sequence, a single genomic window includes:
- the LOC106334947 gene encoding probable phytol kinase 2, chloroplastic isoform X1, translated as MYTKSFSLILSSPLIVDSPSSSSSSSSSSSSSSSSSSSLAVPCFFSPTSLKPSSASLPATYFHRYSHPRSLTSSLAALMSPENSVLSDVCATGISGVVAFSCLGFWGEIGKRGIFDQKLIRKLVHINIGLVFILCWPLFSSGLQGALFASLIPGLNIIRMLLLGLGVYQDEGTIKSMSRHGDRRELLKGPLYYALSITSACIFYWKTSPIAIAVVCNLCAGDGMADIVGRRLGTEKLPYNRNKSVAGSIGMAIAGFLASVAYMYYFASFGYIENSGWDMILRFFIISVASALVESLPISTDIDDNLTVSLTSALVGTLLF; from the exons ATGTATACTAAGAGCTTCTCTCTCATTTTATCATCTCCGCTTATCGTTGACTCTCCTTCTTCTTCTTCTTCTTCTTCTTCTTCTTCTTCTTCTTCTTCTTCTTCTTCTTCCTCTCTCGCCGTCCCTTGCTTCTTCTCTCCGACTAGTCTTAAACCATCAAGCGCCAGTCTCCCCGCGACGTATTTCCACAGGTACTCTCATCCTCGGAGTCTAACGTCTTCGCTCGCCGCCCTAATGTCTCCGGAAAACTCGGTTCTATCAGATGTCTGCGCTACAGGAATCTCCGGCGTCGTCGCGTTCTCGTGCCTCGGTTTCTGGGGAGAGATTGGCAAGCGTGGCATCTTCGACCAG AAACTTATCCGGAAGCTTGTGCACATAAACATTGGCCTTGTTTTTATACTTTGCTGGCCACTCTTCAG TTCTGGACTCCAAGGAGCCCTCTTCGCTTCTCTTATACCTGGACTCAATATTATAAGGATGCTTCTCCTGGGCCTTGGAGTCTACCAAGACGAAGGAACTATCAAGTCTATGAGCAGACACGGAGATCGCAG GGAACTACTTAAGGGACCGCTTTATTATGCACTCTCGATCACATCGGCATGTATCTTCTATTGGAAGACATCCCCAATAGCCATTGCAGTGGTGTGCAACCTCTGCGCAGGAGATG GTATGGCTGATATTGTTGGGAGGCGTCTTGGAACAGAGAAGCTTCCTTACAACAGAAACAAATCAGTAGCTGGTAGCATTGGGATGGCCATCGCAGGGTTCTTAGCATCTGTTGCGTATATGTACTACTTTGCTTCGTTTGGTTACATCGAGAATAGCGGGTGGGATATGATTCTTCGCTTCTTCATCATCTCTGTAGCATCAGCTCTTGTGGAATCACTCCCTATAAGCACTGACATTGACGACAATCTCACTGTTTCCTTAACCTCTGCCTTGGTCGGTACTCTACTCTTCTAA
- the LOC106334947 gene encoding probable phytol kinase 2, chloroplastic isoform X4 yields the protein MYTKSFSLILSSPLIVDSPSSSSSLAVPCFFSPTSLKPSSASLPATYFHRYSHPRSLTSSLAALMSPENSVLSDVCATGISGVVAFSCLGFWGEIGKRGIFDQKLIRKLVHINIGLVFILCWPLFSSGLQGALFASLIPGLNIIRMLLLGLGVYQDEGTIKSMSRHGDRRELLKGPLYYALSITSACIFYWKTSPIAIAVVCNLCAGDGMADIVGRRLGTEKLPYNRNKSVAGSIGMAIAGFLASVAYMYYFASFGYIENSGWDMILRFFIISVASALVESLPISTDIDDNLTVSLTSALVGTLLF from the exons ATGTATACTAAGAGCTTCTCTCTCATTTTATCATCTCCGCTTATCGTTGACTCTC CTTCTTCTTCTTCCTCTCTCGCCGTCCCTTGCTTCTTCTCTCCGACTAGTCTTAAACCATCAAGCGCCAGTCTCCCCGCGACGTATTTCCACAGGTACTCTCATCCTCGGAGTCTAACGTCTTCGCTCGCCGCCCTAATGTCTCCGGAAAACTCGGTTCTATCAGATGTCTGCGCTACAGGAATCTCCGGCGTCGTCGCGTTCTCGTGCCTCGGTTTCTGGGGAGAGATTGGCAAGCGTGGCATCTTCGACCAG AAACTTATCCGGAAGCTTGTGCACATAAACATTGGCCTTGTTTTTATACTTTGCTGGCCACTCTTCAG TTCTGGACTCCAAGGAGCCCTCTTCGCTTCTCTTATACCTGGACTCAATATTATAAGGATGCTTCTCCTGGGCCTTGGAGTCTACCAAGACGAAGGAACTATCAAGTCTATGAGCAGACACGGAGATCGCAG GGAACTACTTAAGGGACCGCTTTATTATGCACTCTCGATCACATCGGCATGTATCTTCTATTGGAAGACATCCCCAATAGCCATTGCAGTGGTGTGCAACCTCTGCGCAGGAGATG GTATGGCTGATATTGTTGGGAGGCGTCTTGGAACAGAGAAGCTTCCTTACAACAGAAACAAATCAGTAGCTGGTAGCATTGGGATGGCCATCGCAGGGTTCTTAGCATCTGTTGCGTATATGTACTACTTTGCTTCGTTTGGTTACATCGAGAATAGCGGGTGGGATATGATTCTTCGCTTCTTCATCATCTCTGTAGCATCAGCTCTTGTGGAATCACTCCCTATAAGCACTGACATTGACGACAATCTCACTGTTTCCTTAACCTCTGCCTTGGTCGGTACTCTACTCTTCTAA
- the LOC106334947 gene encoding probable phytol kinase 2, chloroplastic isoform X3, which translates to MYTKSFSLILSSPLIVDSPSSSSSSSSSLAVPCFFSPTSLKPSSASLPATYFHRYSHPRSLTSSLAALMSPENSVLSDVCATGISGVVAFSCLGFWGEIGKRGIFDQKLIRKLVHINIGLVFILCWPLFSSGLQGALFASLIPGLNIIRMLLLGLGVYQDEGTIKSMSRHGDRRELLKGPLYYALSITSACIFYWKTSPIAIAVVCNLCAGDGMADIVGRRLGTEKLPYNRNKSVAGSIGMAIAGFLASVAYMYYFASFGYIENSGWDMILRFFIISVASALVESLPISTDIDDNLTVSLTSALVGTLLF; encoded by the exons ATGTATACTAAGAGCTTCTCTCTCATTTTATCATCTCCGCTTATCGTTGACTCTCCTTCTTC TTCTTCTTCTTCTTCTTCCTCTCTCGCCGTCCCTTGCTTCTTCTCTCCGACTAGTCTTAAACCATCAAGCGCCAGTCTCCCCGCGACGTATTTCCACAGGTACTCTCATCCTCGGAGTCTAACGTCTTCGCTCGCCGCCCTAATGTCTCCGGAAAACTCGGTTCTATCAGATGTCTGCGCTACAGGAATCTCCGGCGTCGTCGCGTTCTCGTGCCTCGGTTTCTGGGGAGAGATTGGCAAGCGTGGCATCTTCGACCAG AAACTTATCCGGAAGCTTGTGCACATAAACATTGGCCTTGTTTTTATACTTTGCTGGCCACTCTTCAG TTCTGGACTCCAAGGAGCCCTCTTCGCTTCTCTTATACCTGGACTCAATATTATAAGGATGCTTCTCCTGGGCCTTGGAGTCTACCAAGACGAAGGAACTATCAAGTCTATGAGCAGACACGGAGATCGCAG GGAACTACTTAAGGGACCGCTTTATTATGCACTCTCGATCACATCGGCATGTATCTTCTATTGGAAGACATCCCCAATAGCCATTGCAGTGGTGTGCAACCTCTGCGCAGGAGATG GTATGGCTGATATTGTTGGGAGGCGTCTTGGAACAGAGAAGCTTCCTTACAACAGAAACAAATCAGTAGCTGGTAGCATTGGGATGGCCATCGCAGGGTTCTTAGCATCTGTTGCGTATATGTACTACTTTGCTTCGTTTGGTTACATCGAGAATAGCGGGTGGGATATGATTCTTCGCTTCTTCATCATCTCTGTAGCATCAGCTCTTGTGGAATCACTCCCTATAAGCACTGACATTGACGACAATCTCACTGTTTCCTTAACCTCTGCCTTGGTCGGTACTCTACTCTTCTAA
- the LOC106334947 gene encoding probable phytol kinase 2, chloroplastic isoform X2: MYTKSFSLILSSPLIVDSPSSSSSSSSSLAVPCFFSPTSLKPSSASLPATYFHRYSHPRSLTSSLAALMSPENSVLSDVCATGISGVVAFSCLGFWGEIGKRGIFDQKLIRKLVHINIGLVFILCWPLFSSGLQGALFASLIPGLNIIRMLLLGLGVYQDEGTIKSMSRHGDRRELLKGPLYYALSITSACIFYWKTSPIAIAVVCNLCAGDGMADIVGRRLGTEKLPYNRNKSVAGSIGMAIAGFLASVAYMYYFASFGYIENSGWDMILRFFIISVASALVESLPISTDIDDNLTVSLTSALVGTLLF, translated from the exons ATGTATACTAAGAGCTTCTCTCTCATTTTATCATCTCCGCTTATCGTTGACTCTC CTTCTTCTTCTTCTTCTTCTTCTTCCTCTCTCGCCGTCCCTTGCTTCTTCTCTCCGACTAGTCTTAAACCATCAAGCGCCAGTCTCCCCGCGACGTATTTCCACAGGTACTCTCATCCTCGGAGTCTAACGTCTTCGCTCGCCGCCCTAATGTCTCCGGAAAACTCGGTTCTATCAGATGTCTGCGCTACAGGAATCTCCGGCGTCGTCGCGTTCTCGTGCCTCGGTTTCTGGGGAGAGATTGGCAAGCGTGGCATCTTCGACCAG AAACTTATCCGGAAGCTTGTGCACATAAACATTGGCCTTGTTTTTATACTTTGCTGGCCACTCTTCAG TTCTGGACTCCAAGGAGCCCTCTTCGCTTCTCTTATACCTGGACTCAATATTATAAGGATGCTTCTCCTGGGCCTTGGAGTCTACCAAGACGAAGGAACTATCAAGTCTATGAGCAGACACGGAGATCGCAG GGAACTACTTAAGGGACCGCTTTATTATGCACTCTCGATCACATCGGCATGTATCTTCTATTGGAAGACATCCCCAATAGCCATTGCAGTGGTGTGCAACCTCTGCGCAGGAGATG GTATGGCTGATATTGTTGGGAGGCGTCTTGGAACAGAGAAGCTTCCTTACAACAGAAACAAATCAGTAGCTGGTAGCATTGGGATGGCCATCGCAGGGTTCTTAGCATCTGTTGCGTATATGTACTACTTTGCTTCGTTTGGTTACATCGAGAATAGCGGGTGGGATATGATTCTTCGCTTCTTCATCATCTCTGTAGCATCAGCTCTTGTGGAATCACTCCCTATAAGCACTGACATTGACGACAATCTCACTGTTTCCTTAACCTCTGCCTTGGTCGGTACTCTACTCTTCTAA